A window of Rhododendron vialii isolate Sample 1 chromosome 13a, ASM3025357v1 contains these coding sequences:
- the LOC131313902 gene encoding uncharacterized protein At4g00950-like, whose amino-acid sequence MGSEVDQPKPISTPKPSLLIILPESLPEDHSVHLYTSASIPFLWEEEPGKPRPCTDQLITTVSFSDHPNNGGPKCYLYLPPRLQSTESKTTEVSSPTTVLDGPYVGLTPINIVQGVPFGFKRECRREGSTDSNYGVGSLERGLFGDMVLISKKGGESKESRGGLFGSFGRRWGTVGRNELGEREREGEKRGEVYRFFQG is encoded by the coding sequence ATGGGGTCTGAGGTAGATCAGCCAAAGCCAATTTCCACACCAAAGCCATCACTATTGATTATCCTACCCGAGTCGTTACCGGAGGACCACTCGGTCCATTTATACACCTCAGCTTCGATTCCATTCCTGTGGGAGGAGGAGCCCGGGAAGCCCCGACCCTGCACCGACCAACTCATCACCACCGTCTCCTTCTCCGACCACCCAAATAACGGAGGACCCAAGTGCTACCTCTACTTACCCCCAAGGTTGCAATCAACGGAGTCAAAAACAACTGAAGTCTCCTCTCCCACGACTGTCCTTGATGGCCCTTACGTGGGTTTGACGCCAATAAATATAGTTCAGGGGGTTCCATTCGGGTTCAAAAGGGAGTGTCGTCGTGAGGGGTCTACCGATAGTAATTATGGTGTAGGGAGTCTTGAGAGAGGGCTGTTTGGCGATATGGTCCTAATTAGCAAGAAAGGAGGAGAAAGCAAGGAGAGTAGGGGAGGGTTGTTTGGTTCTTTTGGTCGGCGCTGGGGTACTGTTGGCAGAAATgaacttggagagagagagagagagggagagaaaaggGGGGAGGTATACAGATTCTTTCAAGGGTAG
- the LOC131313256 gene encoding F-box protein SKIP19-like produces the protein MASSSTPPPPAEAIDARNWAELPRDVTAMILKKVGVMDLLQSAQKVCMAWRSVSKDPDMWRSIHMSGYFGEDMWDEMGYDVEKMATHAIDRSCGQLVEFSIKGFGSDELLDYIGERASQLRRLQIIYPWSISDDGLSKIAKKLPLLEELHIYSGLLSKEALLNVGRCCPHLKSLKFNSRGSRAPYMEYDDEALAIAETMPGLHHLQLLGNNLTDDGLKAILDGCRNLESLDLRHCFNVNIGGSLGERCSEQIKYLRQPYDSTDDCEFDMTFYNGYDDDYSLDDDYPSGFSEIDLMSDVDGDENFEFSCGSDVYDYDYEDLFFGDGDD, from the exons ATGGCGTCCTCCTCGACCCCACCGCCGCCGGCGGAGGCGATAGACGCTCGAAACTGGGCGGAGCTGCCACGAGACGTGACGGCGATGATTCTGAAGAAGGTCGGGGTGATGGACCTACTCCAGAGCGCGCAGAAGGTGTGCATGGCATGGCGAAGCGTCTCCAAAGACCCAGACATGTGGAGGTCGATCCATATGAGCGGTTATTTTGGTGAAGATATGTGGGACGAGATGGGCTACGACGTCGAGAAGATGGCCACGCACGCCATCGACCGGAGCTGCGGACAGTTGGTCGAGTTTAGTATCAAAGGTTTCGGTTCCGATGAGCTCCTTGACTACATCGGCGAGCG AGCAAGTCAGCTGCGGCGTCTTCAAATTATTTATCCCTGGAGCATTTCAGATGATGGTTTGAGTAAAATTGCTAAAAAACTGCCATTACTGGAGGAGCTTCACATATACTCTGGCTTACTTTCAAAAGAAGCCCTCTTAAATGTCGGGCGTTGTTGCCCTCATCTGAAATCACTTAAATTTAACAGTCGAGGGTCCAGGGCCCCGTATATGGAGTATGATGATGAGGCGCTAGCTATTGCAGAAACCATGCCTGGACTACACCATCTTCAGCTACTTGGAAACAATTTGACAGATGATGGTTTAAAGGCCATTCTCGACGGGTGCCGTAACCTTGAATCCCTTGATCTGAGGCATTGTTTTAATGTTAATATCGGAGGGTCTTTGGGGGAAAGATGCTCTGAACAGATCAAATATCTACGGCAACCATACGATTCCACTGATGACTGTGAGTTTGATATGACCTTTTACAATGGATATGATGACGATTATTCACTTGATGATGACTACCCTTCTGGATTTTCTGAGATTGACCTCATGTCCGATGTTGATGgcgatgaaa